The sequence TTGCACTGGCTCAGAGCACAGATGCAGCTCCAATGAACCTGACCCGTAAGCAGATTCTGCTTGCTGTTGCTGCAGAGGTTCCTAATAAAGAGGGCACTGCCCTGATTGCCAACCCTTACCACTTCTGGAATGAAATCGACTCCAGTCTGCCGCACCGCAAGATCACCTTCTACGGCCCTCCAACCTCATCCGGTACCCGCGATGCATTTGAAGACCTGACCATGAAGGCTGTTGCCAAGAAGATGGATGTATATACCAATCTCTACAAGGCTGATCAGAAAGCGAACAAGAAGTACAAAAAGTATCATGAAGTTCGTCAGGACGGCGTTTATGTTCCATCCGGTGAAAATGACAACCTGATCGTTCAGAAGTTGACCAAAGACGCTGATGCACTCGGCATCTTCGGTTACAGCTACCTGGCTGAAAATGCTGACCGTATTGCAGCTGCAACAGTTGCAGGCGTTGCTCCATCTCCTGAAGCAGTTCAGGACGGTTCATACAAGCTTTCACGTAGCCTCTACTTCTACATCAAGAAGTCCCACATCGACAAGGTTCCTGGCATGAAAGAGTACATCAACCTCTTCACCTCTGAGCAGATGATCGGTGATGACGGTGCCTGCACCGAGATCGGCCTGATTGCACTGCCGGAAGCAATGCGTGCACAGTACCGTGCGCAGGCAGAAAACCTGACCAATATGAAACCTGAAGATTTGAAAAAGAAATAAGTTCCATCCCAAATGATGAACTGGCCGGAGAATCTTCGGCCAGTTTTTTCTATTTTACAGATGTGTTATATATGGAGAAAAGTTTGTTCATTCTAGATAGACATACAGCAGGCCAGCAATGATATATTCTGACCTGTTTTTCTGGCTTTTTGGCGGCTTAATTCCCCTGGGAGTCACCGCATTCATGGTCGCGCGCAGTAAAGCGCTGGGCTCTGAGAAGGACGGCTCACGCCTGCACTCCCTGCCCGGTTATTACGGCTGGTATGCAGTCATCTGGCTGGCCCTGCCTGCGATGCTCAGCGGCATTGTTTTCAGCTTCACACACATGTTCGGCCTCTTCTCCATCCCGGCACCTATGCTGCTGGGCGCCATGTTCACCATTGGTGGCGCAGGACTCTGGTATGGACTTCGTCATATCAATGTGGACTTCCGGGCTCGTGAAAAGGTAGAGAAGGTCACAACCGGCATGCTCGTCATCGCTGCCAGTATCTCCGTTCTAACCACACTCGGCATTGTTCTCTCCGTCGTCTTTGAATCGGTGAATTTCTTTCAGGCCATCTCATTCTGGGATTTCATCACCGGCACCAAGTGGGAGCCTGATACTGCCTTCCTAATTGGCGCTGGCCGCGACACTGCGGGAATGACCCCACCTGCATTCGGCGCGGTGCCGATCTTTGCCGGCACCTTTATGATTACCGCCATTGCCATGATGGTTGCTGTACCTGTCGGCCTCTTCTCTGCGATCTATATGTCAGAGTACGCATCACACAGCGCCCGTGGCAGGCTCAAGCCGATGCTGGAGATTCTGGCTGGCATCCCTACCGTGGTTTATGGCTTCTTCGCAGCCATTACCGTCAGCCCGCTGATCGTAAAAGCCGCCCATGCCTTAGGTCTGGAAGCCGATTACACCAATGCACTGGCACCGGGTTTAATCATGGGTGTAATGATTATCCCGTTTGTCTCATCGCTCTCCGATGATGTTATCACTGCCGTTCCACAAGGTTTGCGCGATGGTTCATTGGCACTCGGCACCACCAAAGCTGAAACCATTCGCCATATTGTACTGCCGGCCGCGCTTCCAGGCATCGTAGCCGCCTTCCTGCTGGCCACGTCCCGTGCCATTGGTGAAACCATGATTGTGGTGATGGCAGCTGGCCTGCGTCCAAACCTGACTGCCAATCCGCTGGAAGGGATTACCACAGTTACCGTAAAGATCGTGGAAGCTCTGACCGGTGATCAGGAATTTGACTCCGCCTTTACTCAGTCGGCTTTTGCCCTCGGCTTTGTACTACTGCTGATCACACTGGTTCTGAATATTGTCTCAAGCATTGTCGTACGCAAATTCAAGCAGAGGTACGAATAAGATGTCCCAGAATAAATTTCAAGCCGATGCCCGCAAACGCAAACGTGACAGGGCTGACAAACGTTTCAAATTCTACGGTTTTGCTGCCATCACCTTCGCCCTGGCATTCCTTGTCTTCTTTTTCGTAGACATCATCGGCAAGGGTTTGCCTGCCTTCCAGCAGGCGGAGATCAAGGTCAACGTTCA comes from Mariprofundus aestuarium and encodes:
- a CDS encoding substrate-binding domain-containing protein → MKKIILATTALLIGANAAQAGGDQTHIVGSSTVYPFSSYVAEELGATTKFKTPVVESTGSGGGMKLFCAGNGMDTPDITNASRRMKEKEYATCQKNGVKHITEVVVGYDGIALAQSTDAAPMNLTRKQILLAVAAEVPNKEGTALIANPYHFWNEIDSSLPHRKITFYGPPTSSGTRDAFEDLTMKAVAKKMDVYTNLYKADQKANKKYKKYHEVRQDGVYVPSGENDNLIVQKLTKDADALGIFGYSYLAENADRIAAATVAGVAPSPEAVQDGSYKLSRSLYFYIKKSHIDKVPGMKEYINLFTSEQMIGDDGACTEIGLIALPEAMRAQYRAQAENLTNMKPEDLKKK
- the pstC gene encoding phosphate ABC transporter permease subunit PstC, with the protein product MIYSDLFFWLFGGLIPLGVTAFMVARSKALGSEKDGSRLHSLPGYYGWYAVIWLALPAMLSGIVFSFTHMFGLFSIPAPMLLGAMFTIGGAGLWYGLRHINVDFRAREKVEKVTTGMLVIAASISVLTTLGIVLSVVFESVNFFQAISFWDFITGTKWEPDTAFLIGAGRDTAGMTPPAFGAVPIFAGTFMITAIAMMVAVPVGLFSAIYMSEYASHSARGRLKPMLEILAGIPTVVYGFFAAITVSPLIVKAAHALGLEADYTNALAPGLIMGVMIIPFVSSLSDDVITAVPQGLRDGSLALGTTKAETIRHIVLPAALPGIVAAFLLATSRAIGETMIVVMAAGLRPNLTANPLEGITTVTVKIVEALTGDQEFDSAFTQSAFALGFVLLLITLVLNIVSSIVVRKFKQRYE